In Brevibacterium zhoupengii, the following are encoded in one genomic region:
- a CDS encoding thioredoxin domain-containing protein: protein MANELASSTSPYLRAHADNPVDWRMWTKDNLAEAARRDVPLLISIGYSTCHWCHVMAHESFEDEAIARVINENYLPIKIDREELPDIDSYYMNALQSMRGQGGWPMTIFATPTGSPFYAGTYFPPAPRGNLPAFTQVLAAVTQSWTERRDEVTEMTKRMDRGLADMASAVSDALPAEAASELLSAEELDSAAESLLDSYDPAWGGFGKAPKFPPLMNLMQLLATFVRLGGTTSAREGALAQGEVDRPGADGHLEGELVLDCLIAVRSTFARIASGGMRDQVRGGIARYSVDRQWFVPHFEKMLYDNALYLRAAVQWAKVERALNPESKWLALAEREITDTANFLTTDMSDGDRFIAALDADSLNGDGVLEEGAAYVVTPEEFAEVGEEGLLQLVDSPAAAELSGSVVAAIRIIDWLGMDEVPFDENHPAPWETAATAAQRDGLRKLLDQRPQPARDEKTITEWNSLAITALAEAALYTDAALSTDAAAGWGSQAAHLWDAMVARFGGSGSGPSADAGSELGAGALLDVRRSFTGDTPGPGQAGLADWAQFITSGITVRQLPDASVRVSDLKSWGATMFANFTAEDEVLEVFDSMGDEILDVRASDPVDNTVPSGRSAAAEVALLLAEIGVDVSAGSSAHVDTDVADDLSTGGLLELRDRLLGVYRALAGRAPRGCGHALWQSERALKPVRVATRNATLSSIAAKHPAVTLVTGATGVPAEDGAEVEVPKGAAIVCQGTQCSLPVTTAEDLKKLLDA, encoded by the coding sequence ATGGCCAATGAACTCGCGTCCTCCACCAGCCCGTACCTCCGCGCCCACGCGGACAATCCCGTCGATTGGCGGATGTGGACGAAGGACAACCTCGCCGAGGCGGCCCGTCGTGACGTGCCGCTGCTCATCTCGATTGGCTACTCCACCTGCCACTGGTGCCACGTCATGGCCCACGAATCCTTCGAAGACGAGGCCATCGCGCGCGTCATCAATGAGAACTACCTGCCGATCAAGATCGACCGTGAAGAGTTGCCGGACATCGACTCCTATTACATGAACGCCCTCCAGTCGATGCGCGGGCAGGGCGGATGGCCGATGACGATCTTCGCCACCCCTACTGGCAGCCCCTTCTATGCCGGGACGTACTTCCCACCGGCTCCGCGGGGGAACCTGCCCGCCTTCACACAGGTGCTCGCGGCCGTGACCCAGTCGTGGACCGAGCGCCGTGACGAGGTGACCGAGATGACCAAGCGAATGGATCGTGGCCTGGCCGATATGGCCAGCGCCGTCTCGGATGCCCTGCCGGCCGAGGCCGCGTCCGAGCTGCTCAGCGCTGAGGAACTCGACTCGGCTGCCGAGTCCCTGCTCGACTCCTATGACCCTGCATGGGGCGGGTTCGGCAAGGCCCCGAAGTTCCCACCGCTGATGAACCTGATGCAGCTCCTGGCCACGTTCGTACGGTTGGGCGGAACCACCTCGGCGAGGGAAGGAGCTCTGGCTCAAGGTGAAGTCGACAGGCCGGGAGCCGACGGACATCTCGAGGGCGAACTCGTCCTCGACTGTCTCATTGCGGTGCGCAGCACCTTTGCGCGGATCGCCAGCGGCGGCATGCGCGACCAGGTGCGCGGCGGCATCGCCCGCTACAGCGTCGACCGACAGTGGTTCGTGCCGCACTTCGAGAAGATGCTCTACGACAATGCGCTCTACCTGCGCGCCGCCGTCCAGTGGGCGAAGGTCGAACGTGCCCTCAACCCAGAATCGAAATGGCTGGCGCTCGCCGAACGCGAGATCACCGACACCGCGAACTTCCTCACCACGGACATGTCCGACGGTGATCGGTTCATCGCAGCCCTCGACGCGGACTCCCTCAACGGCGACGGGGTACTCGAAGAGGGGGCCGCCTACGTCGTCACACCCGAGGAGTTCGCCGAGGTGGGGGAGGAGGGGCTGCTCCAGCTCGTCGATTCCCCCGCCGCCGCAGAGCTGTCTGGCTCCGTCGTTGCCGCGATCCGCATCATCGACTGGTTGGGCATGGACGAGGTGCCCTTCGATGAGAACCACCCAGCTCCGTGGGAGACTGCCGCGACGGCCGCGCAGAGGGACGGGCTCAGGAAGCTGTTGGACCAGCGGCCCCAGCCTGCTCGCGATGAGAAGACGATCACCGAATGGAACTCGCTGGCGATCACTGCCCTGGCCGAGGCGGCGCTGTACACGGATGCTGCGCTGTCCACTGATGCAGCGGCGGGCTGGGGGAGTCAGGCCGCGCACCTGTGGGATGCGATGGTGGCGCGCTTCGGCGGCTCGGGCTCCGGACCGAGTGCCGACGCTGGTTCCGAACTTGGTGCCGGTGCGCTGCTCGACGTTCGTCGCAGCTTCACCGGTGACACCCCGGGACCTGGTCAGGCGGGCCTCGCCGATTGGGCGCAGTTCATCACCTCAGGGATCACGGTCCGCCAGCTTCCGGATGCATCGGTGCGGGTGAGCGACCTCAAGTCATGGGGCGCGACAATGTTTGCCAACTTCACGGCCGAGGATGAGGTGCTCGAGGTCTTCGACTCCATGGGTGATGAGATCCTCGATGTGAGAGCCTCCGACCCGGTCGACAATACGGTGCCCTCCGGCCGCTCGGCGGCAGCAGAAGTGGCTCTTCTGCTCGCTGAGATCGGCGTTGACGTCAGTGCAGGCAGCAGCGCTCATGTTGACACCGACGTTGCCGATGACCTCAGCACCGGAGGGCTACTTGAACTGCGTGACCGACTGCTCGGCGTATACCGGGCGCTTGCCGGCCGAGCGCCTCGCGGCTGCGGCCACGCGCTGTGGCAATCAGAACGGGCTCTCAAGCCGGTTCGCGTTGCAACACGGAATGCGACGCTGAGCAGCATCGCGGCCAAGCACCCGGCGGTCACGCTCGTTACCGGCGCAACAGGCGTCCCTGCCGAAGACGGTGCAGAGGTTGAGGTGCCCAAAGGCGCCGCCATCGTCTGCCAGGGAACGCAGTGCTCATTGCCGGTGACGACGGCCGAGGATCTGAAAAAGCTGCTCGACGCTTAG
- a CDS encoding ABC-ATPase domain-containing protein codes for MNSQRSNLASTLHSLDGRSYGNYKQIRGSYEFGPVTVFIDRVQVDPFASPSKVRIRVNRAEAGFPTDITTERADRIAASDFLLRVGDSFLHRTNRRSIILGRPGQEVLERTNVVIDDDGFEARLLVNLPARGRRILGHQAADILTRDVPELAQAMFVHSNLRADDLHEHVQLHRDQLELQNHLGEEGLLAFIGNDSILPRRSGDSDLPMDSHAVAFTSPSSLEHTVTLSSGRSLTGMAIPRGVTVIVGGGYHGKSTILRALERGVYPHIAGDGREWVITEPSATSIRAEDGRAVTGDDISPFINNLPSGTDTGSFTTTNASGSTSQAANLVEAVEVGARSLLIDEDTSATNFMIRDERMRALIPADREPITPFVDRIRPLFSERGVSTVLVAGGSSAFFEVADHVIALDAYVPQEVTEKAHELVGVNPADFASTNPAGSGDDKSNSAGRSGDTFATPRPRIPTAKALRPSSKTKSAKAKGLGQVQFGKAFIDLSAVAQLVDVQQTAGIAEALEYMAEIFDNRTSLTEALAEIDDMLDAQGVDGLTGNRDHPGHVARPRAQEIAAALNRFRGLQLVE; via the coding sequence ATGAACTCCCAACGATCGAATCTCGCCTCCACCCTGCACAGTCTCGATGGCCGCAGCTACGGAAATTACAAGCAGATCCGTGGCAGCTACGAGTTCGGGCCAGTCACCGTGTTCATCGACCGGGTCCAGGTCGACCCTTTCGCCTCCCCATCGAAGGTCCGGATCAGGGTCAACCGCGCCGAGGCAGGCTTCCCCACTGACATCACCACCGAACGGGCCGATCGCATCGCGGCCTCTGACTTCCTCCTCCGCGTCGGTGATTCGTTCCTGCACCGCACTAACCGACGGTCGATCATCCTCGGACGTCCGGGCCAGGAGGTGCTCGAACGCACCAATGTCGTCATCGACGATGACGGCTTCGAAGCACGCCTGCTCGTCAATCTCCCGGCTCGCGGCCGGCGCATCTTGGGCCATCAGGCAGCCGACATCCTCACCCGCGACGTGCCCGAGCTCGCTCAGGCCATGTTCGTCCACTCCAATCTGCGCGCAGATGATCTGCATGAGCACGTCCAGCTCCACCGGGATCAGCTGGAGCTGCAGAACCACCTCGGCGAGGAAGGTCTCCTCGCGTTCATCGGCAACGATTCGATCCTGCCGCGGCGATCCGGAGACTCGGACCTGCCGATGGATTCTCACGCTGTGGCGTTTACCAGCCCCAGCTCGCTGGAGCACACCGTCACGCTCTCGAGCGGACGCAGCCTCACGGGCATGGCGATCCCGCGTGGCGTCACCGTCATCGTCGGCGGCGGGTACCACGGCAAGTCGACGATCCTGCGTGCTCTCGAACGCGGCGTCTACCCGCACATCGCAGGCGACGGACGCGAATGGGTCATCACTGAACCCAGTGCCACCTCCATCCGGGCCGAGGACGGTCGCGCCGTGACCGGCGACGACATCTCGCCCTTCATCAACAATCTCCCATCCGGCACTGACACAGGCTCCTTCACCACAACGAATGCGAGCGGCTCAACCTCGCAGGCGGCCAACCTCGTCGAGGCCGTTGAGGTCGGTGCCCGTTCACTCCTCATCGACGAAGACACCTCGGCGACGAACTTCATGATCCGCGATGAGCGCATGCGTGCGCTGATCCCAGCCGATCGCGAACCCATCACACCGTTCGTCGACCGCATCCGCCCGCTGTTTTCCGAACGAGGGGTGTCCACGGTCTTAGTCGCCGGTGGCTCGAGTGCGTTCTTCGAGGTCGCCGACCACGTCATCGCCCTCGACGCCTACGTGCCGCAGGAGGTCACTGAGAAGGCGCATGAACTTGTCGGTGTGAACCCGGCAGATTTCGCGAGTACAAACCCAGCCGGCTCAGGCGATGACAAGTCCAACTCAGCCGGTCGCAGCGGTGACACGTTTGCGACACCTCGGCCTCGGATTCCGACGGCGAAGGCACTGCGCCCCAGTTCGAAGACGAAGTCGGCGAAGGCGAAGGGTCTCGGCCAGGTCCAGTTCGGCAAGGCATTCATCGACCTCAGCGCCGTGGCTCAGCTCGTCGATGTGCAGCAGACGGCGGGCATCGCCGAGGCATTGGAGTACATGGCAGAGATCTTCGACAACCGGACCTCACTGACCGAGGCCCTGGCCGAGATCGATGACATGCTCGATGCGCAAGGCGTCGATGGCCTGACCGGCAACCGCGACCATCCGGGACATGTCGCCCGACCGCGGGCCCAGGAGATCGCGGCAGCGCTTAACCGCTTCCGAGGGCTGCAGCTCGTCGAGTGA
- a CDS encoding serine hydrolase domain-containing protein has translation MISITSSTARRIFSIAAALVLACSLAAMMSAAPANAAGNQGNDAEEFVSDYTSRHGLPGASYAMVKDGEVVTTGASGDVATDTPIAIGSVSKSFTAFAVLQLVDSGKVDLDAPITDYLPDFSIRGADASAITVRMLLSHTSGLPNPTFVASTGSLESSVALISDFDVASKPGSTYAYSNFNYRTLARMVEVVDGQDFDAYLDENIFTPLGMDDTTSEVTAADRPGLDAGHVTAYGLWLQVRELTADIGGSGGVISTAEDMAKWMGMQQRAGTTADGTRILSADLVEESHTPQPNAGTYGLGWQLTSTADPERVGHGGSLTRYTARQDLVPSSGCATVVLLDSFTPIRQHQYDISTGLIDISEGTDPDLGFPLATVVDLCLAALTLLALVLGIRGLLRSDRWARKRAQHPWWRRSLRLLPQAIMPIVAVSVFVGLTFGQANPATTLDIFGLWPAFMVLIATGGLVGVVLIVARLRAFGTHSRLLNAASSSVE, from the coding sequence ATGATCAGTATCACCTCCTCCACGGCGCGGCGCATCTTTTCGATTGCCGCAGCTCTCGTATTGGCATGCAGTCTTGCCGCAATGATGTCGGCAGCGCCGGCGAATGCTGCTGGCAACCAGGGAAATGACGCTGAAGAGTTCGTCTCCGACTACACCTCCCGACACGGCCTTCCCGGCGCCAGCTACGCCATGGTCAAAGACGGCGAGGTCGTGACGACAGGAGCTTCCGGAGACGTCGCCACCGACACCCCGATAGCAATCGGGTCGGTGTCGAAGTCCTTCACCGCCTTCGCCGTTCTTCAGCTCGTAGACTCTGGGAAGGTCGATCTCGACGCTCCGATCACCGACTACCTGCCCGACTTCTCGATCCGAGGCGCCGACGCCTCGGCGATCACCGTGCGTATGCTTCTGTCCCACACCTCCGGACTGCCGAACCCCACTTTTGTGGCCTCCACCGGGTCTTTGGAGAGCAGCGTCGCATTGATCTCCGATTTCGACGTGGCCAGTAAACCAGGCTCCACCTATGCATACAGCAACTTCAACTACCGCACGCTCGCCCGCATGGTCGAGGTCGTCGACGGTCAGGACTTCGATGCCTACCTCGACGAGAACATCTTCACTCCGCTGGGGATGGACGACACCACCTCGGAGGTCACTGCCGCCGATCGGCCAGGGCTCGATGCTGGCCATGTCACCGCTTACGGGCTGTGGCTCCAGGTTCGGGAACTGACTGCAGACATCGGCGGATCCGGCGGGGTGATCAGCACCGCTGAGGACATGGCCAAGTGGATGGGGATGCAGCAGCGGGCAGGCACGACAGCTGACGGTACCCGAATCCTCAGCGCGGACCTCGTCGAAGAGTCCCACACTCCCCAGCCCAACGCCGGCACCTACGGTCTGGGGTGGCAGCTCACCAGCACAGCTGACCCGGAACGTGTCGGCCACGGCGGATCACTGACGCGCTACACCGCACGCCAGGACCTCGTGCCATCCAGCGGCTGCGCCACCGTTGTGCTCCTCGACAGCTTCACGCCGATCCGCCAGCACCAGTACGACATCAGCACCGGCCTCATCGATATCTCCGAGGGGACGGACCCCGACCTCGGATTCCCACTGGCAACCGTCGTCGACCTCTGCCTCGCAGCGTTGACGCTCCTCGCCCTCGTCTTGGGCATCCGCGGGCTGCTCCGCTCGGACAGATGGGCGCGGAAGCGAGCGCAGCATCCCTGGTGGCGTCGTAGTCTGCGCCTGCTGCCACAAGCGATCATGCCCATCGTCGCTGTGAGTGTCTTCGTCGGGCTCACCTTCGGGCAGGCAAATCCTGCGACCACACTCGACATCTTCGGGCTGTGGCCTGCATTCATGGTGCTCATCGCCACCGGCGGCCTCGTCGGGGTGGTGCTCATCGTGGCCCGTCTGAGGGCATTCGGCACCCATTCCCGCCTGCTGAACGCGGCGTCCTCGTCGGTGGAATGA
- a CDS encoding alanine/glycine:cation symporter family protein: MEMLQNALNGIDSVSSYVLVAVLIPTGLYFTIRTGVIQVRMLPEMFRTLVEPGGRDSEGNKNISPFRAFSISAASRVGTANIAGVALAISLGGPGAVFWMWLTAVVGGATAFAESALGQVYKMKDGPNFRGGPAYYIRHGMNMKWLGLVFAVIVAITYGIVFNTVQSNSIVDAVGASFNVEDSNFAFSAIAGVVIAVGAYLIFVGGAKRISNVSAYLVPIMAGLYLIVGIIVVVLNLGAVPDMILTIFTDAFSMDSIAGGTLGSIMLIGVQRGLFSNEAGIGSVPNAAATASASHPAKQGFVQALGVYFDTILVCSITAFIILLSNPEYGSSAEGIQLTQTALSGQLGQWAIHFLTLAIFLFAFSSILGNYYYGEANIEHLTTSKAAMRVYQVIVMVSVFIGAIAALDIVWTAANIFMAIMALINLFALLMLSPLVFNLLKNYQQQRRQGLEPVFHRSDLPTFKRINTNVDAWDGTDEVTTAKFWQDRGKKVRPDDE; encoded by the coding sequence ATGGAGATGCTGCAGAACGCACTCAACGGGATCGATTCCGTATCGTCCTATGTACTCGTTGCAGTGCTGATTCCCACTGGTCTGTATTTCACAATCCGCACCGGAGTGATCCAGGTGCGGATGCTCCCCGAGATGTTCCGCACGCTCGTCGAGCCGGGTGGACGAGACTCCGAGGGCAATAAGAACATCTCCCCGTTCCGAGCCTTCTCCATCTCCGCTGCCTCGCGAGTGGGCACGGCCAACATCGCCGGCGTGGCCTTGGCCATTTCCCTGGGCGGCCCCGGTGCGGTGTTCTGGATGTGGCTGACGGCCGTCGTCGGCGGTGCCACCGCGTTCGCCGAGTCCGCGCTCGGCCAGGTCTACAAGATGAAGGACGGCCCGAACTTCCGCGGCGGCCCGGCTTACTACATCCGGCACGGAATGAACATGAAATGGCTCGGCCTGGTCTTCGCCGTGATCGTCGCGATCACCTACGGCATCGTGTTCAATACGGTGCAGTCGAACTCGATCGTCGACGCGGTCGGTGCATCATTCAACGTCGAGGACTCGAACTTCGCATTCTCAGCAATTGCCGGTGTGGTCATCGCCGTCGGCGCCTACCTGATCTTCGTCGGCGGAGCCAAGCGCATCTCGAACGTCTCCGCCTACCTCGTGCCGATCATGGCCGGTCTCTACCTGATCGTCGGGATCATCGTCGTGGTGCTCAACCTCGGCGCCGTCCCCGACATGATCCTCACCATCTTCACCGATGCGTTCAGCATGGATTCCATCGCCGGTGGAACGCTCGGCTCGATCATGCTGATCGGCGTGCAGCGCGGCCTGTTCTCCAACGAGGCCGGAATCGGCTCCGTCCCGAATGCCGCAGCCACAGCATCGGCGTCGCACCCGGCCAAGCAGGGATTCGTGCAGGCACTGGGCGTGTACTTCGACACGATCCTCGTCTGCTCGATCACAGCGTTCATCATCCTGCTGTCGAACCCCGAATACGGCAGCTCTGCCGAAGGTATCCAGCTGACGCAGACGGCTTTGAGCGGGCAGCTGGGCCAGTGGGCGATCCACTTCCTCACCTTGGCGATCTTCCTCTTCGCCTTCTCCTCGATCCTCGGCAACTACTACTATGGCGAAGCCAATATCGAGCATCTGACCACCAGCAAAGCCGCCATGCGGGTCTACCAGGTGATCGTGATGGTGTCGGTGTTCATCGGGGCGATCGCGGCACTGGACATCGTCTGGACCGCGGCGAACATCTTCATGGCGATCATGGCTCTCATCAACCTCTTCGCTCTGCTGATGCTCTCACCGCTGGTGTTCAACCTGTTGAAGAACTACCAGCAGCAGCGTCGACAGGGCCTGGAGCCGGTCTTCCACCGATCCGATCTGCCCACGTTCAAGCGCATCAACACTAACGTCGATGCCTGGGACGGCACAGACGAAGTCACCACTGCGAAGTTCTGGCAGGACCGCGGCAAGAAGGTGCGCCCGGACGACGAGTGA
- a CDS encoding amidohydrolase family protein: protein MNSPIPVFDAHLHIIDPKHPLVENNGYLPDPFTVEDYLMRISGLGIAGGAVVAGSFQGFDQCYLVDALSTLGPDFVGVTQLPTDTTDERILELDRDGVKALRFNVARGGSAVLDDMEHMARRVHDLAGWHSELYIDSRSIDEDLGDRIAGLPAVSIDHFGMHRDGLPALLRLVERGVKVKATGFGRVELDPVTTMRAIVDVDPSALMVGTDLPSTRAPRPFENADFDIIRDTLSPDELTAVCWDNAAKFYLGRERD from the coding sequence ATGAATTCCCCGATTCCGGTCTTCGACGCTCATCTCCACATCATCGATCCGAAACATCCTCTGGTCGAGAACAACGGCTATCTGCCGGACCCGTTCACGGTCGAGGACTACCTCATGCGCATCAGCGGCCTGGGCATCGCGGGAGGAGCCGTCGTCGCCGGGTCCTTCCAGGGGTTCGATCAGTGCTACCTCGTCGATGCTCTGAGTACGCTGGGCCCGGACTTCGTCGGCGTCACCCAGCTGCCCACCGACACCACGGATGAACGCATCCTCGAACTCGACCGCGACGGAGTGAAAGCGCTGCGCTTCAACGTCGCCCGAGGCGGCTCCGCGGTCCTGGACGACATGGAACACATGGCCCGTCGGGTCCATGACCTCGCCGGATGGCACTCTGAGCTCTATATCGATTCCCGCAGCATCGACGAGGACCTAGGTGACCGCATTGCCGGACTGCCCGCGGTGAGCATCGACCATTTCGGGATGCACCGCGACGGGCTGCCTGCCCTGCTGCGCTTGGTCGAACGAGGCGTGAAGGTCAAAGCCACAGGTTTCGGCCGCGTCGAACTCGACCCGGTCACCACGATGCGAGCAATCGTCGACGTCGACCCCTCGGCCCTCATGGTGGGCACGGACCTGCCCTCGACCAGGGCACCTCGACCATTCGAGAACGCAGACTTCGACATCATCCGAGACACTCTGTCACCCGACGAGCTCACCGCCGTGTGCTGGGACAACGCCGCCAAGTTCTACCTGGGGCGCGAACGCGACTGA
- a CDS encoding glycerophosphodiester phosphodiesterase produces the protein MPITLLNQSTAEVTHTRVPPLVIAHRGASEQHPENTIPAFVAGIDQGADMIEIDVHMNKDGDLIVIHDATLDRTTNVRTIYPDRAETSVSDMTTAEIATLDAGSWKGQVYNGVKVPHLAEVLDLVHVTRTGLLLEVKKPAQYPGIAEVLVESLTAVPEYLDRALAAGMLVVQSGDWAFVREFHALAPEIPVGVLGRPCPDELLDFATWVDQVNPQYTAADATFLGHVHELGMSSLVWTVNSVEDMEKAIDLGADGIITNSPDRLLEVVEDL, from the coding sequence ATGCCAATCACTCTCTTGAACCAATCCACCGCCGAAGTCACGCACACCCGCGTTCCTCCGCTGGTCATCGCTCACCGAGGAGCATCCGAGCAGCATCCCGAGAATACGATCCCCGCCTTCGTCGCCGGCATCGATCAGGGTGCGGACATGATCGAGATCGACGTCCACATGAACAAGGACGGCGATCTCATCGTCATCCACGACGCCACCCTTGACCGCACCACCAACGTCCGCACGATCTACCCCGACCGTGCCGAAACCAGCGTGAGCGACATGACGACCGCTGAGATCGCCACCCTCGACGCGGGTTCGTGGAAGGGGCAGGTGTACAACGGAGTCAAAGTCCCTCACCTCGCCGAGGTGCTGGATCTGGTGCACGTGACCCGCACCGGGCTGCTGCTCGAGGTCAAGAAGCCCGCCCAATATCCCGGAATCGCCGAGGTGCTCGTTGAGTCCCTGACTGCCGTGCCCGAATATCTGGACCGGGCTTTGGCCGCGGGAATGCTCGTCGTCCAATCCGGGGACTGGGCCTTCGTCCGCGAGTTCCACGCTCTGGCACCAGAAATCCCCGTCGGTGTTCTGGGTCGGCCCTGCCCAGACGAACTGCTCGACTTTGCCACCTGGGTCGATCAGGTCAACCCGCAATACACCGCAGCCGACGCGACCTTCCTCGGCCACGTCCACGAGTTGGGAATGTCGAGCCTGGTGTGGACTGTCAACAGTGTCGAGGACATGGAGAAGGCCATCGACCTCGGCGCCGACGGCATCATCACCAACAGTCCCGATCGACTTCTCGAGGTCGTCGAAGACCTCTGA
- a CDS encoding TRAP transporter permease has translation MSGRPSEAPPASPLPQTNVDELIAQYDEELPQRTLTRRLDLGVGIVCFVVSLFVLKQVFFPLAQGNQYYLMWFLAFVLPLVFICYRPGFGRKTDVADQAADAAEAVDGTDTVDSTTTADTIKTAGRTKAKRRSNDNPSIIDWVLVVLTFLTCAYPVLPFFSGGFNEFLNRQGSLTSLDVMMGGVLLLLVLEATRRTTGLILPIFCLVFFLYSYYGAYIPVSWPGSHAGQNFDQIVNALYNDASGFYGIPLDVAATYIVLFTIYGAVLDKTGAASFFIDLSFSLFKKSKAAPGRTVALSGFLLGTVSGSGTATAVSLGAVTWPVLKKAGYPKENAGGMLAASGIGAILSPPTLGAAAFIIAELLNVSYGLVLLWAVVPTLLYYLGIFLAIEIDSRKIEVDYTPPPGLRAWPILKKGFYHFISLSIIVVFLSMGMAPFKAVVYATLVGIGFGIIEIVLSRLNEPKTILAAIWDVFYGALSSGIRSVLPVTSVCAAAGIIVSTITKTGLGQVISDILIKGAQALSTDPTAVLIFTCIFAAVAVTILGLAVPVTASFIISWVIVGPALISLGVPEAAAAMFIFYYAVLSEVSPPTALAAVASSAITGGRVIATMWQACKYAIPAFLVPLAFTFTPEGASLVAQGGFIGAVWTGLVSAFAVAALAAGAGGWIIRRAGWPERILCFIAAGALLYLQPMSMMIGFSALILAVIVHLLLRRKPRTTSATTSGIGSTETHSTGSPAESN, from the coding sequence ATGTCCGGACGACCTTCCGAGGCGCCGCCTGCAAGTCCACTTCCGCAGACGAACGTCGACGAACTGATCGCGCAGTACGACGAGGAACTTCCTCAGCGCACCCTGACCCGCCGGCTCGATCTCGGCGTGGGGATCGTGTGCTTCGTCGTGTCACTGTTCGTGCTCAAGCAGGTCTTCTTCCCGTTGGCCCAGGGCAACCAGTACTACCTCATGTGGTTCCTGGCATTCGTCCTACCGCTTGTCTTCATCTGCTATCGGCCAGGATTCGGACGCAAGACCGACGTCGCAGACCAAGCAGCGGACGCCGCCGAGGCCGTCGACGGCACCGACACGGTCGACAGCACCACGACAGCAGACACCATCAAGACTGCTGGCCGAACTAAGGCGAAGCGTCGGTCGAATGACAACCCTTCGATCATCGATTGGGTCCTCGTCGTCCTCACGTTCCTCACCTGCGCCTACCCGGTGCTGCCCTTCTTCTCCGGCGGCTTCAATGAATTCCTCAACCGTCAGGGTTCGCTGACCTCGCTCGACGTCATGATGGGCGGAGTTCTCCTGCTCCTCGTCCTCGAGGCAACGCGGCGAACCACGGGCCTGATCCTGCCGATCTTCTGCCTCGTCTTCTTCCTCTACAGCTATTACGGCGCCTACATTCCGGTCAGCTGGCCCGGCTCCCACGCCGGCCAGAACTTCGACCAGATCGTCAACGCTCTCTACAACGATGCGTCCGGCTTCTACGGCATCCCCCTCGACGTCGCAGCCACCTACATCGTCCTCTTCACGATCTACGGAGCCGTCCTCGACAAGACCGGAGCCGCAAGCTTCTTCATCGACCTCAGCTTCTCACTATTCAAGAAATCGAAAGCCGCACCCGGGCGCACCGTCGCACTCTCCGGATTCCTCCTGGGCACGGTCTCCGGTTCCGGCACCGCCACGGCAGTCTCACTGGGCGCCGTGACCTGGCCGGTGCTGAAGAAGGCCGGGTATCCGAAAGAGAACGCAGGCGGAATGCTCGCGGCCTCCGGCATCGGCGCGATCCTCTCACCCCCAACGCTTGGCGCAGCGGCCTTCATCATCGCAGAGCTGCTCAACGTCTCCTACGGTCTCGTCCTGCTCTGGGCAGTGGTCCCGACCCTCCTGTACTACCTGGGCATCTTCCTCGCCATCGAGATCGACTCCCGCAAGATCGAGGTCGACTACACGCCACCCCCAGGCCTGCGCGCGTGGCCCATCCTCAAGAAGGGCTTCTACCACTTCATCTCGTTGAGCATCATCGTCGTCTTCCTCTCCATGGGCATGGCACCCTTCAAGGCCGTCGTCTACGCCACCCTGGTCGGGATCGGCTTCGGAATCATCGAAATCGTGCTCTCCCGCCTCAACGAGCCGAAGACCATCCTGGCCGCAATCTGGGACGTCTTCTACGGTGCTCTGTCATCGGGTATCCGTTCGGTCCTGCCGGTGACAAGCGTGTGTGCGGCCGCGGGCATCATCGTCTCAACGATCACGAAGACCGGCCTCGGCCAAGTCATCTCCGACATCCTCATCAAGGGCGCCCAGGCACTGTCGACAGACCCGACCGCGGTCCTCATCTTCACCTGCATCTTCGCTGCCGTTGCCGTGACCATCCTCGGCCTGGCAGTGCCCGTGACGGCTTCGTTCATCATCAGCTGGGTCATCGTCGGCCCGGCGCTGATCTCACTCGGTGTCCCCGAGGCGGCCGCCGCGATGTTCATCTTCTACTACGCGGTCCTATCCGAGGTCTCACCCCCGACCGCTCTGGCGGCCGTCGCATCCTCAGCGATCACCGGCGGTCGGGTCATCGCAACCATGTGGCAGGCCTGCAAGTATGCGATCCCCGCCTTCCTCGTCCCGCTGGCCTTCACCTTCACGCCCGAAGGTGCCAGCCTCGTGGCCCAGGGCGGTTTCATCGGCGCAGTGTGGACCGGGCTCGTCTCCGCCTTCGCCGTGGCCGCACTCGCCGCCGGTGCCGGTGGCTGGATCATCCGCCGAGCGGGCTGGCCCGAGCGCATCCTGTGCTTCATCGCCGCAGGAGCCCTGCTCTACCTCCAGCCCATGTCGATGATGATCGGGTTCTCCGCTCTCATCCTCGCCGTCATCGTCCACCTGCTGCTGCGTCGCAAACCGAGAACCACCTCGGCGACTACCAGCGGTATCGGATCCACCGAAACACACTCGACCGGATCTCCGGCCGAGTCCAACTGA